The following coding sequences are from one Nicotiana tomentosiformis chromosome 3, ASM39032v3, whole genome shotgun sequence window:
- the LOC104108054 gene encoding agamous-like MADS-box protein AGL11 isoform X1 — MGRGKIEIKRIENNTNRQVTFCKRRNGLLKKAYELSVLCDAEIALIVFSTRGRVYEYSNTNIKATIERYKKATAETSSAYTTQELNAQFYQQESKKLRQQIQLMQNTNRHLVGEGVSSLNVRELKQLENRLERGLTRIRSKKHEMILAETENLQKREIQLEQENAFLRSKIAENERLQELSMMPAAGQEQDYNAFQQYYARNMLQLNMMEGMQPSNYDSLLSSDKKSPHLD; from the exons ATGGGGAGAGGAAAGATTGAGATAAAGAGGATAGAAAACAACACAAACAGGCAAGTGACATTCTGCAAAAGGAGAAATGGACTGCTGAAGAAAGCTTACGAACTCTCAGTTCTCTGTGATGCTGAGATTGCTCTCATTGTTTTCTCCACCCGTGGCCGCGTCTATGAATACTCTAATACCAA CATAAAGGCAACAATAGAACGGTACAAGAAGGCAACCGCAGAAACCTCTAGTGCCTACACTACTCAAGAGCTCAATGCACAG TTTTACCAACAAGAATCAAAGAAGCTGCGCCAACAGATACAATTGATGCAAAACACAAACAG ACATTTGGTAGGTGAAGGAGTGAGCTCTTTGAATGTGAGGGAACTGAAGCAGTTGGAGAACAGACTTGAACGAGGCCTTACAAGAATTAGGTCAAAAAAG CATGAAATGATACTAGCTGAGACTGAGAATTTGCAGAAGAGG GAAATTCAACTGGAACAAGAGAATGCATTTCTTAGATCAAAG atagCAGAAAATGAGAGGTTGCAGGAACTAAGCATGATGCCAGCAGCAGGGCAAGAGCAAGATTACAATGCTTTTCAGCAATATTATGCAAGAAATATGCTTCAACTCAATATGATGGAAGGAATGCAGCCTTCTAATTATGATTCATTATTGTCTTCTGACAAGAAGTCTCCTCACCTTGACTGA
- the LOC104108054 gene encoding agamous-like MADS-box protein AGL11 isoform X2 — protein MGRGKIEIKRIENNTNRQVTFCKRRNGLLKKAYELSVLCDAEIALIVFSTRGRVYEYSNTNIKATIERYKKATAETSSAYTTQELNAQFYQQESKKLRQQIQLMQNTNRHLVGEGVSSLNVRELKQLENRLERGLTRIRSKKEIQLEQENAFLRSKIAENERLQELSMMPAAGQEQDYNAFQQYYARNMLQLNMMEGMQPSNYDSLLSSDKKSPHLD, from the exons ATGGGGAGAGGAAAGATTGAGATAAAGAGGATAGAAAACAACACAAACAGGCAAGTGACATTCTGCAAAAGGAGAAATGGACTGCTGAAGAAAGCTTACGAACTCTCAGTTCTCTGTGATGCTGAGATTGCTCTCATTGTTTTCTCCACCCGTGGCCGCGTCTATGAATACTCTAATACCAA CATAAAGGCAACAATAGAACGGTACAAGAAGGCAACCGCAGAAACCTCTAGTGCCTACACTACTCAAGAGCTCAATGCACAG TTTTACCAACAAGAATCAAAGAAGCTGCGCCAACAGATACAATTGATGCAAAACACAAACAG ACATTTGGTAGGTGAAGGAGTGAGCTCTTTGAATGTGAGGGAACTGAAGCAGTTGGAGAACAGACTTGAACGAGGCCTTACAAGAATTAGGTCAAAAAAG GAAATTCAACTGGAACAAGAGAATGCATTTCTTAGATCAAAG atagCAGAAAATGAGAGGTTGCAGGAACTAAGCATGATGCCAGCAGCAGGGCAAGAGCAAGATTACAATGCTTTTCAGCAATATTATGCAAGAAATATGCTTCAACTCAATATGATGGAAGGAATGCAGCCTTCTAATTATGATTCATTATTGTCTTCTGACAAGAAGTCTCCTCACCTTGACTGA
- the LOC104108055 gene encoding immune-associated nucleotide-binding protein 9-like — protein MGGSAISDDWEFAANGARTLVLVGRTGNGKSATGNSILGRKAFRSMSSSAGVTSTCELQRTVLEDGQILDVIDTPGLFDFSAEPEFIGNEIVKCINMAKDGIHAVLVVLSVRTRFSREEQAAVQSLREFFGGKISDYMVLVFTGGDDLEDNDETLDDYLGRDCPEPLKDILAMCGNRRVLFDNKSKDHLKKADQLKQLLSLVNVVVENNGGKPYTDDLFKELKKGAIKLQNQATEVNNLVGYTKQEILELKEQMRKSYEEQLRRITEVVESKLKDTTHRLEEQLAKEQAARLEAEQSAKEAQKKSDDEIRKLREYLERAQRETEELRGRSADHGVCNIL, from the exons ATGGGTGGAAGTGCAATAAGTGATGATTGGGAATTCGCTGCAAATGGAGCTCGGACACTGGTTCTGGTTGGGCGTACAGGTAATGGTAAAAGTGCTACAGGCAATAGCATTCTTGGAAGAAAGGCGTTCAGGTCAATGTCTAGCTCAGCTGGTGTTACAAGTACTTGTGAGCTGCAGAGGACTGTACTAGAAGATGGCCAAATACTCGATGTGATTGATACCCCTG GATTATTTGATTTTTCTGCTGAACCTGAATTTATTGGAAATGAAATTGTTAAATGCATCAACATGGCCAAGGATGGGATTCATGCTGTTCTTGTAGTTTTATCTGTGCGTACTCGCTTTTCAAGAGAAGAACAAGCTGCTGTTCAGAGTCTGAGGGAGTTCTTTGGGGGCAAAATTAGTGATTACATGGTTTTGGTTTTCACTGGTGGGGATGATCTTGAGGACAATGACGAAACTCTGGACGATTACCTAGGTCGTGACTGCCCTGAGCCTTTAAAG GATATCCTCGCCATGTGTGGAAACAGGCGAGTGCTTTTTGATAACAAGTCTAAAGATCATTTGAAGAAAGCCGACCAATTGAAACAACTACTTTCCCTGGTAAATGTGGTCGTAGAGAATAATGGTGGAAAACCATATACAGATGACTTGTTCAAGGAATTAAAG AAAGGAGCCATCAAACTTCAAAATCAAGCAACCGAGGTTAATAACTTGGTGGGATATACGAAGCAAGAGATAttagagttgaaggaacaaatgcggaagtcgTATGAAGAGCAACTGAGGCGAATAACTGAAGTG GTTGAGTCAAAGCTGAAGGATACAACACATAGGCTTGAAGAGCAATTGGCGAAAGAGCAGGCTGCTCGGTTGGAGGCAGAACAAAGTGCGAAAGAAGCACAGAAGAAATCAGATGACGAGATTCGCAAGTTGAGAGAATATTTGGAGAGAGCTCAAAGGGAGACTGAGGAGCTTCGAGGTCGTTCTGCAGATCATGGCGTGTGTAATATTTTATGa
- the LOC138907316 gene encoding uncharacterized protein: MGIIEVSGVAFTTFQLTGIVYQWWQVYEEVRPGDATPPTWDQFSEIFLKEFIPQTIRDAWRTEFERLRQGSMTVSEYAIKFSELARHVPILVPTVRERIRGFIEGLDYDLKICMARELQTDTLFQQVVEIARRIEGVLGEEPKGFEALEGSMDFTIQL, encoded by the coding sequence atgggtattatagaagtgagcggagttgccttcactacatttcagctgaCAGGCATagtgtatcagtggtggcaagtttatgaagaagtTAGACCAggcgatgcaacaccaccaacttgggatcAATTTTCAGAAATATTTCTGAAAGAGTTTATTCCCCAGACtatccgagatgcgtggcgcacagagtttgaacggttgcgtcagggcagtatgacagtgtcagaatatgctatcaagttcagtgagttagcccgtcatgtacctatcttggttcctacagttagagagcgaatTCGcggattcattgaggggctcgattatgatcttaaaatatgcatggctcgagaattgcaaaccgATACTctatttcagcaagtagtggagattgcgaggaggattgagggtgttctaggtGAGGAACCAAAAGGTTTCGAAGCTCTAgagggttcaatggattttactattcagctatga